DNA sequence from the SAR202 cluster bacterium genome:
GCTGGTAGGTAAGGAAGACATGGCGAGGACCGTGGTGTGCGGTCCAGACCCGGAGAAGTATATAAAAGAGATCCGCAAGTACATTGACTCGGGTTTCGAATATATACCAGCACCAGGTGGGGCCAGACCAAGAGGGATTTTTAAAATTCTGGCAAAAGGAAATTCAGCCGGAGTTCAGCAAAGCGGTGGTGAGAAGCGGGAGATAGCTTCTGGCCTGAGGGAGGTCTTTTATGCCAACGACAATTAGCAGGTTGACGGTACAGGAGTTGATGAATCGAGGGTTGCAGATAGTGGAGGTGCTTCCCAAGAGTGAGTACGAGGAGGAGCACCTGCCGG
Encoded proteins:
- a CDS encoding rhodanese-like domain-containing protein, with translation MPTTISRLTVQELMNRGLQIVEVLPKSEYEEEHLPEAINIPLKELNAARASALRKDLPIVFYCNDYL